In Cheilinus undulatus linkage group 16, ASM1832078v1, whole genome shotgun sequence, one DNA window encodes the following:
- the cdc42se1 gene encoding CDC42 small effector protein 1: MPQDYPQAAVPHPACRAAAERDGRLDRRSVGMSDFWHKMGCCVVAKPPPKKKRRKIDRSMIGEPTNFIHLTHIGSGEMAEGLQPSGSVQEQMRSKGPNMNGRNSLL, translated from the exons ATGCCCCAGGATTACCCACAGGCTGCAGTTCCCCATCCGGCCTGCAGGgcggcagcagagagagacgGCCGGCTGGACAGGAGGAGCGTCGGCATGAGCGACTTCTGGCACAAGATGGGCTGCTGCGTGGTGGCCAAACCCCCGCCG aagaagaagaggagaaagatCGACCGCAGCATGATCGGAGAGCCGACCAACTTCATCCACCTCACGCACATCGGCTCTGGAGAGATGGCCGAGGGTCTGCAGCCG TCGGGGTCGGTTCAGGAACAGATGAGGTCTAAAGGGCCAAACATGAATGGCAGGAACAGCCTCTTATAG